A genomic stretch from Algoriphagus halophilus includes:
- a CDS encoding glycoside hydrolase family 99-like domain-containing protein translates to MKRPLYFEILSFFLSMFIMASCQKKTTVNEPILTAGMNNFQFAMQQEEGEELVGVYYMPSWNTSPDSSTDRDSFWSCITGKENCSSLQNPGIWGPKGRVYNKKYPYEGPYLDRKPIAELKGFYKRDDPEVIKKQLEYMKSYGIDFFAYDWFYGRHYYYHLYFGPQSKIYYPKGWKIDTNRDGRVAVPGLVEWGDQLKVMLEVNAKLPKEKQMKWAINWCDDSHERWMHWLEIGSPDAKARKANYEGEKPDKELYLKVHEKITQLWIDEYFKRGDYLKEKDGRPIVYFYFPQDAESRAAFYGLKLKDLLDLSQATAKKAGFSGIKFIAVTAGPMLERERAYGLPTKWVAKNPSKPWEGGSYQNKQLLQEYVPRLKSMGFEGMTAYVYHNFMEKDNKSYADMRETYKGHWNMWSEKFKADPDFEYQVPVAMGWDMRPAGGTWPQQTGIPSEPIKDRVHSDKKSFLAKLVDAQKVSKKYRSTNGNTIMICCWNEYLEGNYIEPTEGHGFDYLESIQEVFGKK, encoded by the coding sequence ATGAAAAGACCCTTGTATTTTGAAATCCTCTCCTTTTTCCTATCCATGTTTATAATGGCTTCTTGTCAAAAGAAAACCACTGTCAACGAACCTATTTTAACAGCAGGAATGAACAACTTTCAGTTTGCTATGCAACAGGAAGAAGGAGAAGAATTGGTTGGTGTTTATTATATGCCCTCATGGAATACTTCGCCTGATTCCTCTACCGACCGGGATAGTTTTTGGTCTTGTATCACGGGAAAAGAAAATTGTTCTAGCTTACAAAACCCAGGGATTTGGGGTCCAAAAGGTAGAGTGTACAATAAAAAATATCCTTATGAAGGCCCATATCTAGACAGAAAACCCATTGCTGAACTGAAAGGCTTTTACAAACGAGATGATCCGGAAGTGATTAAAAAGCAATTGGAATATATGAAGAGCTATGGAATTGACTTTTTTGCCTACGATTGGTTTTATGGCCGCCATTATTATTACCACCTCTATTTTGGCCCTCAGTCAAAAATATATTACCCCAAGGGCTGGAAAATTGACACCAACCGAGATGGCAGAGTAGCCGTTCCAGGATTGGTTGAATGGGGGGATCAATTGAAAGTAATGCTGGAGGTAAACGCGAAGCTTCCAAAGGAAAAACAAATGAAATGGGCGATCAACTGGTGTGATGACAGCCACGAACGATGGATGCATTGGTTGGAAATTGGTTCTCCGGATGCGAAAGCCCGAAAGGCAAATTATGAAGGCGAAAAACCCGATAAAGAACTTTATTTAAAAGTTCATGAAAAGATCACACAGCTTTGGATCGATGAATATTTCAAGCGTGGTGATTATCTAAAAGAAAAAGACGGGAGACCCATTGTGTATTTCTATTTTCCTCAGGATGCAGAATCTAGGGCAGCTTTTTATGGATTAAAATTGAAGGATCTATTGGATTTGTCTCAAGCCACCGCCAAAAAAGCAGGTTTTTCAGGCATCAAATTCATCGCTGTAACTGCGGGACCTATGCTAGAACGCGAAAGGGCCTATGGGCTTCCTACCAAATGGGTAGCTAAAAATCCCTCAAAACCTTGGGAAGGAGGATCCTACCAAAACAAACAGTTACTACAAGAATATGTCCCAAGGCTTAAAAGTATGGGGTTTGAGGGCATGACGGCCTATGTTTATCATAACTTTATGGAGAAGGATAATAAATCCTATGCTGATATGCGAGAGACCTACAAAGGACATTGGAACATGTGGAGCGAGAAATTTAAGGCAGACCCAGATTTCGAATACCAAGTTCCGGTAGCAATGGGATGGGATATGAGGCCTGCAGGAGGCACCTGGCCCCAGCAAACTGGTATTCCCAGCGAACCGATAAAGGATCGAGTCCATAGTGATAAAAAATCTTTTTTGGCAAAACTGGTGGATGCCCAAAAAGTATCAAAAAAATACCGATCCACTAATGGCAATACCATAATGATTTGCTGCTGGAATGAATATTTAGAGGGGAATTACATAGAACCCACCGAAGGACATGGATTTGATTACCTGGAATCCATTCAAGAAGTGTTTGGAAAAAAATAA
- a CDS encoding DUF5690 family protein, protein MKKHTSLNLPSTSRYSTFWLMLGAFLCYTGMYAVRKSFLAGQYAEVDFYGFDFKTILVISQVLGYMLSKFLGIKLVSEMKSEKRSQFLFGLVSFGLAMLLLFAFLPMNLKPIALFFNGLPLGIVFGLVFSYLEGRKNTELLAAALSATFIFSTGFVKSVGLWLMQLTGVGEFIMPFLTALLFFPVFLVSIKMLNKAQVRTPEDLELRSERVPMERKQRLDFLKKHGLVFLGLVVVYVLLTVVRDFRDNFMVEFWAELGAEGQPELITLTEIPVAIIVLIIAAVGFLIQDNKKAFKWGMYLCMSCCVTIVLVTWLFEAAVISPIWWMIINGIGLYLPYILFHCMIFERFLALLKFKGNVGFLFYTADALGYTGSVGVLLFKEFSNSQVTWVNFLGDLNQFAGIMMLLVCIITLGLLQRKTKLATELAINS, encoded by the coding sequence ATGAAAAAACACACATCCTTGAACCTTCCTTCCACAAGCCGTTATTCCACATTTTGGCTCATGTTGGGGGCATTTTTATGTTATACGGGGATGTATGCAGTACGAAAGTCATTTCTAGCAGGGCAATATGCTGAGGTGGATTTTTACGGGTTTGACTTCAAAACAATTTTGGTGATTAGTCAGGTATTGGGCTACATGTTGTCAAAATTTTTGGGTATTAAACTCGTTTCGGAGATGAAGAGCGAAAAGCGCTCCCAATTTCTTTTTGGATTGGTAAGTTTTGGGTTAGCCATGCTATTGTTGTTTGCCTTTTTACCAATGAACCTGAAGCCGATTGCGCTTTTTTTTAATGGGCTGCCTTTAGGAATTGTGTTTGGTCTTGTTTTTTCCTATTTGGAAGGAAGAAAAAATACGGAGCTACTTGCTGCTGCTTTAAGTGCAACCTTTATTTTTTCTACTGGATTTGTAAAATCAGTTGGATTATGGCTAATGCAATTGACTGGAGTAGGGGAGTTTATCATGCCGTTCTTGACTGCATTATTGTTTTTTCCAGTATTCTTGGTTTCAATCAAAATGCTTAACAAGGCGCAGGTTAGGACTCCAGAAGACTTGGAATTACGTTCTGAGCGAGTTCCTATGGAAAGAAAACAGCGGTTGGATTTCCTAAAGAAACATGGATTGGTTTTTCTTGGCCTGGTAGTCGTATATGTGCTGTTGACGGTGGTCAGGGACTTTAGGGACAATTTTATGGTAGAATTTTGGGCTGAATTAGGTGCAGAAGGCCAACCAGAACTGATTACACTTACAGAAATACCAGTAGCGATCATTGTTTTAATAATCGCAGCAGTGGGTTTTTTGATTCAGGATAATAAAAAAGCCTTTAAATGGGGGATGTATCTATGCATGAGCTGCTGTGTTACAATTGTATTGGTAACCTGGTTGTTTGAAGCAGCGGTGATCTCCCCAATTTGGTGGATGATTATCAATGGAATTGGGCTGTACCTGCCTTACATACTCTTCCACTGTATGATTTTTGAACGGTTTTTGGCCCTTTTAAAATTTAAAGGAAATGTGGGCTTTTTGTTCTATACCGCAGATGCCTTAGGGTATACAGGAAGTGTAGGCGTGTTATTATTTAAGGAATTCAGCAACTCTCAAGTAACTTGGGTTAATTTTTTGGGAGACCTCAACCAATTTGCAGGTATCATGATGCTGCTTGTATGTATCATTACCTTAGGCCTACTTCAAAGGAAGACAAAATTGGCAACAGAATTGGCAATTAATTCATAG
- a CDS encoding zinc-binding dehydrogenase yields the protein MCNQEALAMVFQEIEKPFHAQTVKFPELKQGEVLIQITYATICTSDLHTYYGRRKSHAPSVLGHEVIGKVVDIAQGGVRDYTGEQLQLNDLVTWSVYAHDHDGKMAQKGFPQKSEDLFKYGHEEIKGKDVLSGGFASHCHLRAGTDIFRIPENVSHKEATPLNCTHATIAGAIRLAGDLHHKNVLVIGAGMLGISACAMSKYAGAKQVFSMDIHTDRVENTFQFGSDHGLDAHFSKDEILHHMKTYGGIDVVIDTSGSAEAMEKGLSILNIGGISIWVGAVYTQRNLSFSAEYIVRNLLSIKGLHNYKPEDLAYAIQFLSETNKKYPFEFLVSKDFPLTQLDKAFESAKSEGNYRVGIKPM from the coding sequence ATGTGTAACCAAGAGGCCCTCGCCATGGTATTTCAAGAAATTGAAAAACCATTCCACGCTCAAACAGTGAAGTTTCCTGAACTTAAACAGGGGGAAGTATTAATTCAAATCACCTATGCCACCATATGTACCAGCGATCTTCATACCTATTATGGTAGAAGAAAATCGCATGCACCCAGTGTCTTGGGACATGAGGTAATTGGTAAAGTGGTCGACATCGCTCAAGGAGGAGTCAGGGATTATACTGGTGAGCAGCTTCAGTTGAATGATTTGGTTACCTGGTCAGTATACGCACATGATCACGATGGTAAAATGGCCCAAAAAGGTTTTCCTCAAAAGTCAGAAGATCTTTTCAAATATGGCCATGAAGAAATCAAAGGGAAGGATGTATTGAGCGGTGGATTTGCTTCCCATTGCCATTTAAGAGCTGGAACAGATATTTTTAGAATTCCTGAGAACGTATCGCATAAAGAAGCTACTCCCTTAAATTGTACACACGCCACTATAGCAGGTGCAATAAGGCTTGCTGGAGATTTGCACCACAAAAATGTATTGGTGATTGGAGCTGGAATGTTGGGGATTTCTGCTTGTGCTATGTCAAAATACGCAGGTGCCAAGCAGGTTTTTTCTATGGATATCCATACAGACCGAGTGGAAAACACATTTCAATTTGGCAGTGATCACGGCTTAGATGCTCACTTTTCCAAAGATGAAATTTTACATCACATGAAAACTTATGGAGGAATTGATGTGGTGATAGATACCAGCGGTTCCGCAGAAGCAATGGAAAAAGGGTTAAGTATTTTAAATATTGGGGGCATTTCTATTTGGGTTGGAGCGGTGTATACTCAAAGAAACCTATCCTTTAGCGCAGAATATATTGTTCGAAACCTTTTATCAATCAAAGGTTTACATAATTATAAACCAGAAGACTTGGCCTATGCCATTCAGTTTCTAAGTGAAACCAATAAAAAATATCCTTTTGAGTTCTTGGTATCCAAAGACTTCCCTTTAACTCAATTGGATAAAGCATTTGAGAGTGCCAAATCAGAGGGAAACTATCGAGTAGGAATCAAACCCATGTAA
- a CDS encoding metallophosphoesterase family protein, with amino-acid sequence MNRREFIHTAGITTVSLFLPNLSQVFAEQVKGKTQIGVISDLHHDIMHDGEERLLEFLEASKKKDLAAIIQMGDFAYPSKENIDVIQLFNKAHSSSLHVIGNHDTDGGFTKEQCLEVWDMPSPYYSKVINGILLIVLDGNEKGSPSHTGGYPSFIGSQQLEWLQQELENSPYPVLIVSHQPLAGVIAVDNEKEIQSILSNYSEKILLCINGHSHIDQHLEIEGVNYVHINSASYYWVGGKYKHDSYSESIHQEHPYISSTCPYEHSLFAFLTIDIGNKKVMIEGKKTKWVGKSPDDLGFKIEENPELNEWIMPKIQNRKIQ; translated from the coding sequence ATGAATAGAAGAGAGTTTATTCATACTGCCGGTATTACCACCGTAAGCCTTTTTCTACCAAACCTATCTCAAGTTTTTGCAGAACAAGTTAAGGGGAAAACCCAAATTGGGGTCATCAGTGATTTACATCATGACATCATGCATGATGGTGAAGAACGGCTTTTGGAGTTTCTAGAGGCATCTAAGAAAAAGGATTTGGCAGCGATCATCCAAATGGGAGATTTTGCCTATCCTTCAAAAGAAAATATCGACGTTATACAACTCTTTAACAAGGCTCATTCCTCCTCTTTGCATGTGATTGGCAATCATGATACAGATGGAGGCTTCACAAAAGAGCAATGTTTAGAGGTTTGGGATATGCCATCTCCTTATTATTCGAAAGTGATAAATGGTATATTGCTCATTGTGCTGGATGGAAATGAAAAAGGTTCTCCAAGTCATACAGGCGGCTATCCATCTTTTATTGGATCGCAACAATTGGAATGGCTTCAACAAGAATTGGAAAATAGCCCCTATCCAGTTTTAATTGTATCTCACCAACCACTAGCTGGAGTAATAGCAGTAGATAATGAAAAAGAGATTCAATCCATCCTTTCCAACTATTCTGAAAAAATTCTTCTTTGCATCAATGGGCATTCGCATATTGACCAGCATCTTGAAATTGAAGGAGTTAATTATGTACATATTAATTCTGCATCTTACTATTGGGTAGGAGGAAAATATAAACATGATAGCTACTCCGAATCCATTCATCAAGAACACCCTTATATTTCTTCCACTTGTCCTTACGAACACAGTCTTTTCGCTTTTTTGACCATTGATATTGGGAACAAAAAAGTGATGATTGAAGGAAAAAAAACCAAATGGGTTGGGAAATCACCGGATGACTTAGGTTTTAAAATCGAAGAAAACCCTGAGTTGAATGAATGGATCATGCCAAAAATTCAAAACAGAAAAATTCAATAA
- a CDS encoding DUF937 domain-containing protein, translating into MLDQLLNLAEGPLEEMLAGMNQPDPKSSASALKESVLSSLQKQVASGDLDGVKEMFSGQETAPSSPIVNQLKGNVTEGLMEKLGISKEQALSIAAAALPMILNFFNKRVNDAPQDNQDIMSSVLASLQGNSGKVNPTELLGSLMGGSKNGGGMDLGGLMDLGKGLFN; encoded by the coding sequence ATGTTGGATCAATTATTAAATTTAGCTGAAGGCCCATTAGAGGAAATGTTGGCAGGAATGAATCAACCTGACCCAAAATCTTCAGCTAGTGCATTAAAAGAGTCTGTTTTGTCAAGTCTTCAAAAACAAGTGGCTTCCGGTGACCTCGACGGAGTTAAAGAAATGTTTTCTGGACAAGAAACAGCTCCATCTTCTCCAATAGTCAATCAGCTGAAAGGAAATGTCACCGAAGGTTTAATGGAGAAACTTGGAATTTCTAAAGAACAAGCTTTGAGCATTGCCGCTGCAGCCTTACCAATGATATTAAACTTTTTTAATAAAAGAGTGAATGATGCCCCTCAAGACAATCAGGACATTATGTCTTCAGTATTGGCTTCACTTCAAGGAAATTCAGGGAAAGTCAATCCTACTGAACTTTTGGGATCCTTAATGGGGGGAAGCAAAAATGGAGGTGGCATGGATCTAGGAGGACTGATGGACTTAGGCAAAGGCCTTTTTAACTAA
- a CDS encoding transketolase family protein, whose amino-acid sequence MEKTLDLKFNYTDKKDTRSGFGDGLLEIGRKNPNVVGLCADLIGSLKMGAFQKEFPERFFQTGIAEANMMGIAAGLSISGKIPFTGTFANFSTGRVYDQIRQSIAYSEKNVKICASHAGLTLGEDGATHQILEDLGMMKMLPNMTVINPCDYNQTKAATMAIAEHEGPVYLRFGRPVWPIFTPADQKFEIGKAWKMIDGKDVTIFATGHLVWEAVIAEAMLREEGISAEVINIHTIKPLDEEAILESVAKTGCAVSAEEHQYNGGLGDSIAQTLIRNNPAPLEYVGVDDSFGESGTPTQLLEKYGLNADNIVKAAKKALARK is encoded by the coding sequence ATGGAAAAGACATTGGATTTAAAATTCAACTATACAGATAAAAAAGATACGCGTTCTGGGTTTGGTGATGGCTTATTGGAAATAGGCCGCAAAAACCCTAACGTAGTGGGCCTTTGTGCTGACTTAATCGGTTCCCTAAAAATGGGAGCCTTTCAGAAGGAATTCCCTGAGAGATTCTTCCAGACAGGGATTGCGGAAGCCAATATGATGGGAATTGCTGCAGGGTTAAGTATCAGTGGAAAAATTCCTTTCACGGGAACATTCGCTAACTTCTCTACAGGAAGAGTTTATGATCAGATTCGTCAATCTATCGCCTATTCTGAGAAGAATGTAAAAATCTGTGCTTCTCATGCCGGTTTAACCTTAGGAGAAGACGGAGCAACGCACCAGATTTTAGAAGATTTGGGAATGATGAAAATGCTTCCAAATATGACTGTGATTAACCCATGTGATTACAATCAGACAAAAGCTGCTACCATGGCGATTGCTGAACATGAAGGACCGGTTTATTTGAGATTTGGACGTCCTGTATGGCCAATTTTCACCCCTGCTGACCAGAAATTTGAAATTGGTAAAGCTTGGAAAATGATCGATGGAAAAGATGTGACCATTTTTGCAACAGGACATTTGGTATGGGAAGCAGTCATCGCTGAAGCAATGCTTCGTGAAGAAGGCATTTCTGCTGAGGTAATCAACATTCATACAATCAAGCCTTTAGACGAAGAGGCCATTCTAGAATCCGTAGCAAAAACAGGTTGTGCCGTTTCAGCTGAGGAACACCAATACAATGGTGGTTTGGGTGACAGCATCGCACAAACCTTAATCAGAAACAATCCTGCTCCATTGGAATATGTGGGTGTGGATGATAGTTTTGGAGAATCAGGTACTCCTACTCAGCTACTTGAAAAATATGGCTTGAATGCCGATAATATTGTGAAAGCTGCTAAAAAAGCATTAGCAAGAAAATAA
- a CDS encoding phosphonatase-like hydrolase, with product MNNKPEINMVIFDMAGTTVNEDNVVYKSLQKAINNLGHNFSLNTVLLNGGGKEKLQAVKDIMKPAYSSQEELEKDAQIAFAEFLEILKKAYADLEVSTYEGTESLFKDLRSNDIKVVLNTGYNEKTATSLLDKLQWKEGETYDLLVTADDVQNSRPAPDMIFVAMEKMGIEDANKVAKIGDSIVDIEEGKSAGCGLTFGVTTGAQTASQLETGHPDYIIDSLLEIKEYISLKNPAHK from the coding sequence ATGAATAACAAACCTGAAATCAACATGGTCATTTTCGATATGGCAGGAACCACTGTCAACGAAGATAATGTAGTATACAAATCACTTCAAAAGGCCATCAACAACCTTGGACATAATTTTTCTTTAAATACGGTCTTATTAAATGGAGGAGGTAAAGAAAAGCTTCAAGCTGTGAAAGACATCATGAAACCAGCTTATAGTTCTCAAGAGGAACTAGAAAAAGATGCCCAAATCGCATTTGCTGAATTTCTCGAGATTCTTAAAAAAGCATATGCTGATTTGGAAGTAAGCACTTATGAGGGGACAGAATCCCTCTTTAAAGATCTTCGATCTAATGATATCAAAGTGGTGTTGAATACAGGGTACAATGAGAAAACAGCTACTTCATTGTTAGATAAACTTCAATGGAAAGAGGGAGAAACCTATGATCTTCTAGTTACCGCTGACGATGTACAAAACAGCAGACCTGCACCGGATATGATCTTTGTGGCGATGGAAAAGATGGGAATTGAGGATGCCAATAAAGTTGCCAAAATCGGAGATTCCATTGTGGATATTGAAGAGGGAAAATCTGCGGGATGTGGACTTACATTTGGAGTAACTACAGGTGCTCAGACTGCAAGTCAATTGGAAACAGGCCATCCCGATTACATCATCGACTCTTTATTGGAAATCAAAGAATATATATCGCTCAAAAATCCAGCTCATAAGTAG
- a CDS encoding helix-turn-helix domain-containing protein, which produces MTNPDYLTIQIGNKIKSIRKENGWKLGEFAEKSGLSIAMLSKIENGRVIPTIPSLLQIIQTLNLNVAEFFSDLKSNEEFKGYIFRKKSEYTSVNKEEESIGYNYQLILNYPIEKSSMEISLLTLNSQAKRSSVSTSGFEYIYLIKGSLKFELGKEVFHLEEGDSLFFDGNIPHVPKNEQPEEAVLLVVYFITMN; this is translated from the coding sequence ATGACCAACCCCGACTACCTGACCATTCAAATAGGAAATAAAATCAAAAGCATCCGGAAAGAAAATGGATGGAAACTTGGTGAATTTGCCGAAAAATCCGGCTTAAGTATAGCCATGCTATCAAAAATTGAGAATGGTCGTGTCATACCTACCATCCCTTCCTTATTACAGATTATTCAAACGCTAAATCTGAATGTAGCAGAATTCTTTTCGGATTTGAAATCTAATGAAGAATTTAAAGGGTACATTTTTCGCAAAAAATCAGAATACACCTCTGTCAATAAAGAAGAGGAGTCTATTGGATATAATTACCAATTGATCCTGAACTACCCGATTGAGAAATCCTCCATGGAAATCTCTTTATTGACCTTGAATAGTCAAGCCAAGAGAAGCAGTGTTTCCACTTCGGGGTTTGAATATATTTATTTAATCAAGGGAAGTTTAAAATTCGAACTCGGCAAAGAGGTTTTTCATCTGGAAGAAGGAGACTCCCTGTTTTTTGATGGGAATATCCCCCATGTTCCTAAAAATGAACAACCGGAGGAAGCAGTCCTTTTAGTGGTGTATTTTATCACTATGAATTAA
- a CDS encoding GNAT family N-acetyltransferase, which produces MEISTIIMEGIKLSPIQVSDQKKLFYLIQKVYKEAYQHFWIDQGNWYVDLCYNQDNLQKELSRSRSHYFFVEWNEKPVGILKYDYPFSPREIDIPNALKLHRLYLDQSVHGKGIAPMLLTHVEKIALENGLDYIWLEAMVEKPQAKRFYEKMGFNEVLTYQLEFERLLPEFRGIQIMKKKVSRTT; this is translated from the coding sequence ATGGAAATTTCTACAATCATCATGGAAGGGATTAAGCTGAGCCCTATTCAGGTTTCGGACCAAAAGAAGCTCTTTTATTTAATCCAAAAGGTGTATAAAGAAGCTTATCAGCATTTCTGGATAGACCAAGGCAATTGGTATGTAGATTTATGTTATAATCAAGACAACCTTCAAAAAGAACTCTCCAGGTCAAGAAGTCATTACTTTTTTGTAGAGTGGAATGAGAAACCAGTGGGTATTCTGAAGTATGACTATCCTTTTTCTCCTAGAGAAATCGACATTCCAAATGCGCTGAAGTTACACCGACTTTACCTGGATCAGTCCGTACATGGCAAAGGAATTGCTCCAATGCTCCTAACTCATGTCGAAAAAATCGCTTTGGAAAACGGACTCGATTATATCTGGCTGGAAGCAATGGTAGAAAAACCCCAAGCAAAACGGTTTTATGAAAAAATGGGTTTTAACGAGGTATTGACCTATCAATTGGAATTTGAACGATTACTTCCGGAATTTAGAGGTATTCAAATCATGAAAAAGAAAGTAAGTAGGACAACATAA
- a CDS encoding pentapeptide repeat-containing protein has translation MANKEHYEIFLQGPRVWNKWREDNPLIQPDLDGEFIFPFFARKDPNIVLTKGERATSDQNLPFNFSNTSFHKASFESAVFPNANMTNCYLYESDLSSAGFPGADFSGSMIRKAYCSGTDFSNAKFIDCVLNNSTFIGTDFSGAWIEGCNVYGVSAWEVCISDETVQKELFLHRDNFSRKDLKGNSHVAFVDDIALAQFIYFIQQDGGFGKSLKQLNQKSVLLLGKFKDGGLELLRDVADKLRKRNFIPVIFDFNPSENTSIIENVVTMAGLSKFVIANLEGSSVPAELAKITSNFRNPVIAWIHDDKHDSIYAMFQDVIALEHVQYFTYTNSHNLETQLDKALQKTEAYMEELSKHKTVAKGKMDEGRIQE, from the coding sequence ATGGCAAATAAAGAACATTATGAGATTTTTCTACAAGGTCCAAGGGTTTGGAATAAATGGAGAGAGGATAATCCTTTGATTCAACCGGATCTTGATGGGGAGTTTATTTTTCCATTTTTCGCCAGAAAAGACCCGAACATAGTATTGACCAAAGGTGAACGTGCTACTTCAGATCAGAATCTGCCATTTAATTTTTCAAATACTTCTTTTCATAAAGCCTCCTTCGAAAGTGCAGTTTTCCCAAATGCAAATATGACGAATTGTTATTTGTATGAGTCAGATTTAAGTAGCGCCGGTTTTCCTGGGGCCGATTTTTCTGGAAGTATGATCAGAAAAGCGTATTGCTCTGGGACAGACTTTTCCAATGCCAAATTCATAGACTGTGTGTTAAACAATTCGACTTTTATTGGTACTGATTTCTCAGGAGCATGGATAGAAGGTTGTAATGTATATGGGGTGTCCGCTTGGGAAGTTTGTATCAGCGATGAGACAGTACAGAAAGAACTTTTCCTACACAGGGATAATTTTTCAAGAAAAGATTTGAAAGGTAATAGCCATGTTGCCTTTGTGGATGACATCGCGCTAGCTCAATTTATTTATTTTATTCAGCAGGATGGAGGTTTTGGCAAATCCTTAAAGCAACTGAATCAAAAGTCCGTCTTGCTACTTGGTAAGTTCAAAGACGGGGGGTTGGAATTGCTCAGGGATGTAGCCGATAAACTTCGGAAGAGAAATTTTATTCCAGTCATTTTTGATTTTAATCCATCCGAAAATACCAGTATTATAGAAAATGTGGTGACAATGGCTGGCTTAAGCAAGTTTGTTATTGCCAATTTAGAAGGGAGTTCAGTACCTGCCGAACTTGCAAAAATCACCTCTAATTTCAGAAATCCGGTAATAGCTTGGATTCATGATGATAAACATGATTCCATTTATGCCATGTTCCAAGATGTAATAGCCTTAGAGCATGTGCAGTATTTTACGTATACCAATTCCCATAATTTAGAAACGCAGTTGGATAAAGCCCTTCAAAAGACGGAAGCTTATATGGAAGAGCTTTCAAAGCATAAAACAGTTGCCAAAGGAAAAATGGATGAAGGAAGAATCCAAGAATAA
- a CDS encoding transketolase, with the protein MEKKSTEQLQEVASQVRRDILRMVHQVQSGHPGASLGCTEFFTALYFDQMKHDNSFKMEGKNEDLFFLSNGHISPVWYSVLSRSGYFPVSELSTFRKLNSRLQGHPATEEHLPGVRIASGSLGQGLSVAIGAAQAKKIDGDDQLVYVLMGDGEQEEGQIWEAAMYAAHWKVDNLIATIDLNRQQIDGPTEKIMNLIDLRAKYESFGWTVIDTENGNDMKSVVEGLEKAKSLTGQGKPVLNLLHTEMGFGVDFMVGTHKWHGIAPNDEQLADALAQLPETLGDY; encoded by the coding sequence ATGGAAAAAAAATCAACCGAACAGCTTCAAGAAGTAGCTTCCCAGGTGAGAAGGGATATCCTACGCATGGTCCATCAAGTACAATCTGGGCACCCAGGAGCATCATTAGGCTGCACTGAGTTTTTTACAGCCTTATATTTTGACCAAATGAAACATGACAACAGTTTCAAGATGGAAGGAAAAAATGAAGATTTATTCTTCTTATCCAATGGTCACATTTCACCAGTATGGTACAGTGTACTTTCAAGATCTGGTTATTTTCCAGTATCTGAACTAAGCACCTTTAGAAAATTGAATTCCAGATTACAAGGACATCCTGCCACTGAAGAACACCTTCCAGGAGTCAGAATCGCCTCTGGTTCATTAGGTCAAGGCCTTTCTGTGGCCATTGGTGCTGCTCAAGCAAAGAAAATTGACGGAGATGATCAATTGGTCTATGTCTTAATGGGAGACGGTGAGCAAGAAGAAGGTCAAATCTGGGAAGCAGCCATGTATGCAGCACACTGGAAAGTTGACAATTTGATTGCTACAATTGATCTCAACAGACAGCAAATTGACGGTCCTACTGAGAAAATCATGAATTTGATCGATCTAAGAGCAAAATATGAATCTTTTGGATGGACTGTAATCGACACCGAAAACGGGAACGACATGAAGTCTGTAGTAGAAGGTTTAGAGAAAGCAAAAAGTCTGACAGGACAAGGGAAACCAGTTTTGAACCTACTTCACACCGAGATGGGATTTGGAGTGGACTTCATGGTGGGTACACACAAATGGCATGGTATTGCTCCTAATGACGAACAGCTTGCAGATGCTTTGGCTCAGCTTCCAGAAACCTTGGGAGATTATTAA